A genomic window from Pyxidicoccus trucidator includes:
- a CDS encoding PEGA domain-containing protein: protein MRIPAASSVALLALALWVHPAWGQDTGGLGLDLSTDTSTQEQDSPDMGLDLRDNDPKTELMPRFVLLGLDTPERAGAQQASAWLKTLARGAMSSGMVTLGANLQDTRERLAEGYDAAVRCTEVACLAEPAESLDADLLTTARLSLEDAGWTLRAWTYDRDRRVVHEDVVTGRNPKDAAFQKEAATKLSNRMMALARPRAVLKVTVNVPQAVVKVGERILGVGEVEARLPPGTAQLEVSADEYSTFTRTLNLKPGAREAVDVRLEISGPAPEGPGDDAVAGVSGRKGGPSIFKRPALYTALAGLAAVGVGAVLGMGAKDVESRAGDADGDGIFDVSRKERLDAQSQANLATALIAGGGVVAAGSVVWLVVVPTRSAPKATSLEPGGGGGASSALHFVVGGSF, encoded by the coding sequence ATGCGTATTCCCGCCGCTTCCTCCGTCGCCCTGCTGGCGCTCGCGCTGTGGGTCCACCCCGCGTGGGGCCAGGACACGGGCGGGCTGGGGTTGGACCTCAGCACCGACACCAGCACCCAGGAGCAGGACAGCCCGGACATGGGGCTGGACCTGCGCGACAACGACCCGAAGACGGAGCTGATGCCGCGCTTCGTGCTGCTGGGGCTGGACACTCCGGAGCGGGCCGGCGCGCAGCAGGCGTCCGCCTGGCTGAAGACGCTGGCGCGCGGGGCGATGTCCTCCGGCATGGTGACGCTGGGGGCGAACCTCCAGGACACGCGCGAGCGGCTGGCCGAGGGCTACGACGCGGCGGTGCGCTGCACGGAGGTGGCGTGCCTGGCGGAGCCGGCGGAGTCGCTGGACGCGGACCTGCTCACCACCGCGCGCCTGTCGCTGGAGGACGCGGGCTGGACGCTGCGGGCGTGGACGTATGACCGGGACAGGCGCGTGGTGCACGAGGACGTGGTGACGGGGCGCAACCCGAAGGACGCCGCCTTCCAGAAGGAGGCCGCCACGAAGCTGTCCAACCGGATGATGGCGCTGGCCCGGCCGCGCGCGGTGCTGAAGGTGACGGTCAACGTGCCGCAGGCGGTGGTGAAGGTGGGCGAGCGCATCCTCGGCGTGGGCGAGGTGGAGGCGCGGCTGCCGCCGGGCACCGCGCAGCTCGAGGTGTCCGCGGACGAGTACAGCACCTTCACGCGCACGCTGAACCTCAAGCCCGGAGCGCGCGAGGCGGTGGATGTGCGGCTGGAGATTTCCGGCCCCGCGCCGGAAGGGCCCGGCGACGATGCGGTGGCGGGCGTGTCCGGCCGCAAGGGAGGCCCGTCCATCTTCAAGCGGCCGGCGCTCTACACCGCGCTGGCGGGACTGGCCGCGGTGGGCGTGGGCGCGGTGCTGGGCATGGGCGCCAAGGACGTGGAGTCCCGGGCGGGCGACGCGGATGGGGACGGCATCTTCGATGTGAGCCGCAAGGAGCGGCTGGACGCGCAGTCGCAGGCCAACCTCGCCACGGCGCTCATCGCCGGAGGCGGCGTGGTGGCGGCGGGCAGCGTGGTGTGGCTGGTGGTGGTGCCCACGCGCAGCGCGCCGAAGGCCACTTCCCTGGAGCCGGGCGGTGGCGGCGGCGCCTCCTCGGCGCTCCACTTCGTCGTCGGCGGGAGCTTCTGA
- a CDS encoding glycosyltransferase family 2 protein — MRLGGYVLHRDNRDTLEPCLRGLLALCDDVVALDSGATDGSAELARSLGARSVPHAWRGYGAAREAAVQALGPCDYVFFLDSDEELEPEAVETLRAWKASSPDEAVYRLPRRDWAELDGHRFLFRTQWRARLVRRERAVWKPEQIVHEALPKMQGGRVHAPIEHRFATSVAKRSAKEERYALLWALRAHAEQRRLKPVGVQRVASWVRDCVLKGALWRGGGDASRLAWAVAGYHATKYAYLRELRQGRYPELARAYAEGRYDELFTRVREGALG; from the coding sequence GTGAGGCTGGGCGGCTACGTCCTGCACCGCGACAACCGGGACACGCTGGAGCCGTGTCTGCGCGGGCTGCTGGCGCTCTGCGATGACGTGGTGGCGTTGGACTCCGGGGCCACGGATGGCTCGGCGGAGCTGGCGCGCTCGCTGGGGGCGCGCTCCGTGCCGCACGCGTGGCGGGGCTACGGGGCGGCGCGCGAGGCCGCCGTGCAGGCGCTGGGGCCGTGCGACTACGTGTTCTTCCTCGACTCGGACGAAGAGCTGGAGCCCGAAGCGGTGGAGACGCTGCGCGCCTGGAAGGCGTCCTCGCCTGATGAAGCCGTGTACCGCCTGCCCCGGCGGGACTGGGCGGAGCTGGACGGCCACCGCTTCCTCTTCCGCACGCAGTGGCGCGCGCGCCTGGTGCGGCGGGAGCGGGCCGTGTGGAAGCCGGAGCAGATTGTCCACGAGGCGCTGCCGAAGATGCAGGGCGGGCGCGTGCATGCCCCGATTGAGCACCGCTTCGCCACCTCCGTGGCGAAGCGCTCGGCGAAGGAGGAGCGCTACGCGCTGCTGTGGGCCCTGCGCGCCCATGCCGAGCAGCGGCGGCTCAAGCCCGTGGGCGTGCAGCGCGTGGCGTCCTGGGTGCGCGACTGCGTGCTGAAGGGCGCGCTGTGGCGCGGCGGCGGGGACGCGTCCCGGCTGGCGTGGGCCGTGGCGGGCTACCACGCCACGAAGTACGCGTACCTCCGCGAGCTGCGCCAGGGCCGCTACCCGGAGCTGGCGCGGGCCTACGCGGAGGGCCGCTATGACGAGCTCTTCACCCGCGTGCGCGAGGGCGCGCTCGGCTGA
- a CDS encoding S46 family peptidase encodes MDRRLLALGLFLSLPAFADEGMWTYDAFPSEAVKKAYGFAPTQAWLDKVRLGSVRLAGGCSASFVSPDGLVMTNHHCIRDCIEDLASPKQDLLATGFLAKTPAEERRCPKVEANQLEKMTDVTERMNAATKGLTGAAFNTALKKEMAAAESECATSTDRRCDVVTLFNGGKYHLYQYRRFQDVRLVFAPEFSMAAFGGDPDNFNFPRFGFDAAFLRVWQGDAPAKSPDFLPWAKQGAKEGDLVFVSGHPGGTERKATVAELEFQRDVNLPYTLLQLSEVRGMLREFASSSPERYRTTRSRLRAVENGLKALRGRHQALADPALLTRKRQEEAELRKKVDANPQVKAAAGSAWDETAQALDAYRRMLPEYRMKELADAYPGELFSMARQLVRAAEEQPKPNAERLREYTEAQLPTLRQHLLRGAPVATELEQAQLTFGLNRLRETLGADDPFVQQVLGREAPADLARALVKGTKLGDVKVRQALLEGGRAAVDASRDPMILFARKVDAEARAVRKRYEDTVEAVLKRNGERIAKAHLAVYGTSGYPDATFTLRLNPGQVKGWDENGRAVAPLTTFGGAYARHTGKDPFKLPDSWLKAQGKVPAGTPLDVATTNDIIGGNSGSPLVDRDGRVVGLIFDGNLHSLGGRYAYVPETNRAVAVHGDGILAALEHVYGATRVVKELRAASDVTAPPAK; translated from the coding sequence GTGGACCGCAGACTGCTCGCTCTCGGCCTGTTCCTCTCCCTGCCAGCTTTCGCGGACGAGGGCATGTGGACCTACGACGCATTTCCCTCGGAGGCCGTGAAGAAGGCGTACGGCTTCGCGCCCACGCAGGCGTGGCTGGACAAGGTCCGCCTCGGCTCGGTGCGGCTCGCCGGAGGCTGCTCCGCCAGCTTCGTGTCTCCGGACGGGCTGGTGATGACCAACCACCACTGCATCCGCGACTGCATCGAGGACCTCGCCTCGCCGAAGCAGGACCTGCTGGCCACCGGCTTCCTGGCGAAGACGCCCGCCGAGGAGCGCCGCTGCCCCAAGGTGGAGGCCAACCAGCTGGAGAAGATGACCGACGTCACCGAGCGGATGAATGCGGCGACGAAGGGCCTCACCGGCGCCGCCTTCAACACCGCCCTCAAGAAGGAGATGGCCGCCGCCGAGTCCGAGTGCGCCACCTCGACGGACCGGCGCTGCGACGTGGTGACGCTCTTCAACGGCGGGAAGTACCACCTCTACCAGTACCGCCGCTTCCAGGACGTGCGCCTCGTCTTCGCCCCCGAGTTCTCCATGGCGGCCTTCGGTGGAGACCCGGACAACTTCAACTTCCCGCGCTTCGGCTTCGACGCGGCCTTCCTGCGCGTGTGGCAGGGCGACGCGCCCGCGAAGAGCCCGGACTTCCTGCCGTGGGCGAAGCAGGGCGCGAAGGAGGGGGACCTCGTCTTCGTCTCCGGCCACCCCGGCGGCACCGAGCGCAAGGCCACCGTCGCGGAGCTGGAGTTCCAGCGCGACGTCAACCTGCCGTACACGCTGCTCCAGCTCTCCGAGGTGCGCGGCATGCTGCGCGAGTTCGCCAGCAGCTCGCCCGAGCGCTACCGCACCACGCGCTCGCGGCTGCGCGCCGTGGAGAACGGCCTCAAGGCCCTGCGCGGCCGGCACCAGGCCCTGGCGGACCCGGCGCTGCTCACCCGCAAGCGCCAGGAGGAGGCCGAGCTGCGCAAGAAGGTGGACGCCAACCCCCAGGTGAAGGCCGCCGCGGGGAGCGCGTGGGACGAGACGGCGCAGGCGCTCGACGCGTACCGCCGCATGCTCCCCGAGTACCGGATGAAGGAGCTGGCGGACGCGTACCCCGGTGAGCTCTTCAGCATGGCGCGGCAGCTGGTGCGCGCCGCCGAGGAGCAGCCCAAGCCCAACGCGGAGCGGCTGCGCGAATACACCGAGGCCCAACTGCCCACGCTGCGCCAGCACCTGCTGCGCGGCGCCCCCGTCGCCACCGAGCTGGAGCAGGCGCAGCTGACCTTCGGCCTCAACCGCCTGCGCGAGACGCTGGGCGCGGATGACCCGTTCGTCCAGCAGGTGCTCGGCCGCGAGGCCCCCGCGGACCTCGCGCGCGCCCTGGTGAAGGGCACGAAGCTGGGCGACGTGAAGGTGCGGCAGGCGCTGCTGGAGGGCGGCCGCGCGGCGGTGGACGCGTCCAGGGACCCGATGATTCTCTTCGCGCGCAAGGTGGACGCCGAGGCCCGCGCCGTCCGCAAGCGCTACGAGGACACCGTGGAGGCGGTGCTCAAGCGCAACGGCGAGCGCATCGCCAAGGCGCACCTGGCCGTCTACGGCACCTCCGGCTACCCGGACGCCACCTTCACCCTGCGCCTCAACCCCGGACAGGTGAAGGGCTGGGACGAGAATGGCCGCGCCGTGGCTCCGCTCACCACCTTCGGCGGCGCGTATGCGCGCCACACCGGCAAGGACCCCTTCAAGCTGCCGGACTCGTGGCTGAAGGCCCAGGGCAAGGTGCCCGCCGGGACGCCGCTGGACGTGGCCACCACCAACGACATCATCGGCGGCAACTCGGGCTCGCCCCTGGTGGACCGCGACGGGCGCGTGGTGGGGCTCATCTTCGACGGCAACCTGCACTCGCTCGGCGGCCGGTACGCGTACGTGCCCGAGACGAACCGCGCCGTGGCCGTGCACGGGGACGGCATCCTCGCCGCCCTGGAGCACGTCTACGGTGCCACACGGGTGGTGAAGGAGCTGCGCGCCGCGAGCGACGTCACCGCACCGCCCGCGAAGTAG
- a CDS encoding adenylate/guanylate cyclase domain-containing protein, whose product MVVEAPEPRKLSAILFTGIEGPGRDSWRDDALQQLLRDEHASLVRELLPRHGGREVKRLEDGFLLEFEGGMAAVDFGLELQRTLTARNGGVGADRRVVLRVGVHLGLVVHRDGDVFGEGVNLAARIEALARPGTLYVSETVARQVEGRLSSPPVRLGRGEMKNIRLPVAVYRIDPPERRNRMPLLSRMRSFLGRRGAAN is encoded by the coding sequence ATGGTGGTGGAGGCACCGGAACCCAGAAAGCTGTCGGCCATCCTGTTCACGGGCATCGAAGGCCCGGGGCGGGATTCGTGGCGCGACGACGCGCTTCAACAACTATTGCGTGACGAGCACGCCTCGCTGGTGAGGGAGCTGCTACCGCGCCATGGCGGGCGCGAGGTGAAGCGGTTGGAGGACGGCTTCCTGCTCGAGTTCGAGGGCGGCATGGCCGCCGTGGACTTCGGGCTGGAGCTGCAGCGCACGCTGACGGCGCGCAACGGTGGAGTAGGCGCCGACCGCCGGGTGGTGCTGCGCGTAGGCGTGCACCTGGGCCTGGTGGTGCACCGCGACGGCGACGTGTTCGGCGAGGGCGTCAACCTGGCGGCCCGCATCGAGGCGCTCGCCCGGCCCGGCACGCTCTACGTCAGCGAGACGGTGGCGCGCCAGGTGGAGGGCCGCCTGTCCTCGCCGCCGGTCCGCCTGGGACGCGGGGAGATGAAGAACATCCGCCTGCCGGTGGCCGTCTACCGCATCGACCCACCGGAGCGCCGCAACCGCATGCCGCTGCTGTCGCGGATGCGCTCGTTCCTGGGCCGCCGGGGCGCGGCGAACTGA
- a CDS encoding host attachment protein: MADGTLWILVGNASRARLFATDAKAEANWKLVEEFQHEESRARNPDLLNQPDNPNAGTLHGPPPENEPNGRKELEHDRFARQLSEFLDKGHDRHAFDKLVIAAPPEFLGRMRRLLSSRVKQRVLLDVDSDYSNVPARDLPARVPVL, encoded by the coding sequence ATGGCGGATGGAACGCTCTGGATCCTGGTGGGGAACGCAAGCCGCGCGCGCCTCTTCGCGACGGACGCGAAGGCGGAGGCCAACTGGAAGTTGGTGGAGGAGTTCCAGCACGAGGAGAGCCGGGCCAGGAACCCTGACCTGCTCAACCAGCCGGACAACCCCAACGCGGGCACGCTCCATGGCCCACCGCCGGAGAACGAGCCCAACGGCCGCAAGGAGCTGGAGCACGACCGCTTCGCCCGCCAGTTGTCGGAATTCCTCGACAAGGGGCATGATCGCCACGCCTTCGACAAACTCGTCATCGCCGCACCTCCGGAGTTCCTCGGACGCATGCGGAGATTGCTGAGCTCTCGGGTGAAGCAACGGGTCCTCCTGGACGTCGACTCGGACTACTCGAACGTGCCTGCCAGGGACTTGCCTGCTCGCGTGCCCGTCCTCTAG
- a CDS encoding glutathione S-transferase family protein produces the protein MAPSPLTLVVGTKNYSSWSLRPYLALAHTGQPFQEVVVQLGEPDSTQQILQHSPSGRVPLLKHGELAIWDSLAICEYLAETFPEARLWPEDKAARAVARSVTAEMHSGFAALRQHMNMNLRARKPGQGRAPGVAEDIARIQALWNDCRARFGQGGPFLFGRFSVADAFYAPVVTRFVTYDVTLDAVCAAYRDAVLALPSFQKWAEAAKHEKPVSKYD, from the coding sequence ATGGCCCCGTCCCCGCTCACGCTCGTCGTCGGTACGAAGAACTACTCCTCCTGGTCCCTCCGTCCCTACCTGGCGCTGGCCCACACCGGGCAGCCGTTCCAGGAGGTGGTGGTGCAGCTGGGGGAGCCGGACTCCACCCAGCAAATCCTCCAGCACTCGCCCAGCGGACGCGTGCCGCTGCTCAAGCACGGCGAGCTGGCCATCTGGGACTCGCTGGCCATCTGCGAGTACCTCGCGGAGACGTTCCCCGAGGCGCGGCTGTGGCCCGAGGACAAGGCGGCCCGCGCGGTGGCGCGCTCCGTCACGGCGGAGATGCACTCGGGGTTCGCGGCGCTGCGGCAGCACATGAACATGAACCTCCGCGCCCGGAAGCCGGGCCAGGGACGCGCGCCCGGCGTGGCGGAGGACATCGCCCGCATCCAGGCCCTCTGGAATGACTGCCGCGCCCGCTTCGGACAGGGGGGCCCGTTCCTCTTCGGCCGCTTCTCCGTGGCCGACGCCTTCTACGCCCCCGTCGTCACCCGCTTCGTCACCTATGACGTGACGTTGGACGCGGTGTGCGCCGCGTACCGCGACGCGGTGCTCGCCCTGCCGTCCTTCCAGAAGTGGGCCGAGGCGGCGAAGCACGAGAAGCCCGTGTCGAAGTACGACTGA
- a CDS encoding pentapeptide repeat-containing protein, giving the protein MERLVRVAARQRPLGRHEVRQGRLGNGRGAALGRRPWRGGPALDDGGGRARRGRVHGDGRLRRLQWRGASVRRLRLSEAVLRGLCLRGTCVRRLHLRRAVLRGLCLRAASVRRLHLRRAVLSGLCLRRAILSGLHLRGAGVRGLRLREAGRLGRLRRGTGPRALHQRRPRHGLRRHRQRRRSGLRSPSPLRSGAWHHASPSNHTEPQSHGDGHGADEHHHRREHPPPIPGTPRLEGGRGPLGTPELAALWPRRYPRRRRRRRGVRPGLRAVSGRLPLGQRRDLVELHVDNGALRRAVLLARAPVGHRLGLGGDRLRVHGLALRPQRLYLRGADRHRGHHRRQVRGQ; this is encoded by the coding sequence GTGGAGCGCCTCGTCCGCGTCGCCGCGCGACAGCGCCCGCTCGGCCGCCACGAGGTCCGCCAGGGCCGCCTCGGGAATGGCCGAGGAGCTGCCCTTGGGCGACGGCCGTGGCGCGGGGGTCCGGCCCTTGATGACGGTGGTGGCCGGGCCCGGCGAGGGCGTGTTCACGGCGACGGACGTCTCAGGAGGCTTCAGTGGCGAGGTGCCAGCGTCCGCAGGCTGCGCCTGAGCGAGGCCGTTCTGCGAGGGCTGTGCCTGCGTGGTACCTGCGTCCGGCGGCTGCACCTGCGCCGTGCCGTTCTGCGCGGGCTGTGCCTGCGCGCCGCCAGCGTCCGGAGGCTGCACCTGCGCCGTGCCGTTCTGAGCGGGCTGTGCCTGCGCCGCGCCATTCTGAGCGGGCTCCACCTGCGCGGTGCCGGCGTCCGCGGGCTGCGCCTGCGCGAGGCCGGGAGACTCGGCCGGCTCCGGCGCGGTACCGGACCCCGGGCCCTCCACCAGCGTCGTCCCAGGCACGGGTTGCGACGGCACCGTCAGCGTCGGAGGAGCGGACTCCGGTCCCCCAGCCCCCTGCGCTCCGGTGCCTGGCACCACGCGAGTCCCTCCAATCACACCGAGCCGCAGTCCCACGGCGACGGCCACGGCGCCGACGAGCACCACCACCGCCGCGAGCATCCCCCACCGATTCCAGGAACGCCCCGTCTTGAGGGAGGGCGCGGCCCCCTGGGCACCCCCGAGCTTGCGGCGCTGTGGCCGCGTCGTTATCCCCGGCGGCGGCGGCGGCGCCGCGGCGTCCGGCCGGGGCTGCGAGCCGTCTCCGGGCGTCTCCCCCTCGGACAACGTCGAGACCTCGTGGAGCTGCACGTTGACAACGGGGCGCTTCGCCGAGCGGTCCTCCTCGCCCGAGCGCCGGTAGGACACCGTCTCGGACTTGGAGGAGACCGACTCCGCGTGCACGGGCTGGCCCTTCGGCCCCAACGTCTCTATCTGCGAGGGGCGGACCGACATCGCGGGCATCATCGGCGACAGGTCCGGGGCCAGTGA
- a CDS encoding esterase/lipase family protein, with translation MPAKHHVYLVPGFFGFINLGELIYFGHAHDYLKAELARRGVDAEVTIVLSHPTASIRTRTADLLKAVQETAAGDDGPIHLVGHSTGGLDSRLFVSPGAQLAEGLDLEPFAKRVRTVVTVSTPHAGTPLATFFMGLFGQKILKLLSLFTVYVLRFGRLPLRVAFRFGHVLARADDTLGWKPTLLDQLYDQLLGDFSSERRDAVAKFLSDVGNDTSLIPQLTPEGIDLFNASTVDRPGVRYGSVVTQARPPSFRTRMSAGLDPYAQLTHTIYALVYGQTQRMPLTSIPPHTPAQTAALVQAYGALPGPTACDGIVPTRSQVYGRVLAAVRADHLDAIGHFDQPAHQPPHVDWLISGSGFRRAQFESTWKSIVDFLLEDEGR, from the coding sequence ATGCCCGCGAAGCATCATGTCTACCTCGTCCCAGGCTTCTTCGGCTTCATCAACCTGGGCGAGCTCATCTACTTCGGCCACGCGCACGACTACCTGAAGGCGGAGCTGGCCCGCCGGGGGGTGGACGCGGAAGTGACGATTGTCCTGTCGCACCCGACGGCCTCCATCCGGACGCGCACGGCGGACCTGCTCAAGGCGGTGCAGGAGACGGCGGCCGGAGACGACGGGCCCATCCACCTCGTGGGCCACTCGACGGGCGGGCTGGACTCGCGGCTGTTCGTCAGCCCCGGGGCGCAGCTGGCGGAGGGGCTGGATTTGGAGCCCTTCGCGAAGCGGGTGCGCACGGTGGTGACGGTGTCCACGCCGCATGCGGGGACGCCGCTGGCCACGTTCTTCATGGGGCTGTTCGGGCAGAAGATATTGAAGCTGCTCTCGCTATTCACTGTGTACGTGCTGCGCTTCGGGCGGCTGCCGTTGCGGGTGGCGTTCCGCTTCGGGCACGTGCTGGCGCGGGCGGACGACACCCTCGGGTGGAAGCCCACGCTGCTGGACCAGCTCTATGACCAGCTCCTGGGGGACTTCTCCTCCGAGCGGCGGGACGCGGTGGCGAAGTTCCTGAGCGACGTGGGGAACGACACGTCGCTGATTCCGCAGCTCACGCCGGAGGGCATCGACCTCTTCAACGCGAGCACGGTGGACCGGCCGGGAGTGCGGTACGGCTCGGTGGTGACGCAGGCGCGGCCTCCGTCGTTCCGGACGCGGATGTCGGCGGGGTTGGACCCGTACGCGCAGCTGACGCACACCATCTACGCGCTCGTGTACGGGCAGACGCAGCGGATGCCGCTGACGTCGATTCCGCCGCACACGCCCGCGCAGACGGCGGCGCTGGTGCAGGCGTACGGAGCGCTGCCGGGGCCCACGGCGTGTGACGGCATCGTCCCCACGCGCTCACAGGTGTACGGACGGGTGCTGGCGGCGGTGCGGGCGGACCACCTGGATGCGATTGGCCACTTCGACCAGCCCGCGCACCAGCCGCCCCATGTGGACTGGCTCATCTCCGGCTCTGGCTTCCGCCGGGCGCAGTTCGAGTCCACGTGGAAGAGCATCGTGGACTTCCTGCTGGAGGATGAGGGGCGCTGA
- a CDS encoding methyl-accepting chemotaxis protein, whose protein sequence is MSLPLLGTLSLRGRLTLYVTLLSVVPLLTLNIIQAHSARGMLEEQIRAALLREAEGVKDLMEATLAEREASLRNWAEDPAVRSALRTGNTQQADSLLTLLQRRYLTLNGIVLFNDEGHAVSASMPALRDAYAGSQDAVRSSAWFREAQQGRTTGEGVTVEDPVIGVRVLSLALPVVDPATNQRLGVLLAAFDWAQVDELVRPALARASQRDLKSFALALRRPDGTVLYDSRGAEATGNGELLAVTAINDSSVRDVADGWHFIALVDPAEAYAPVERARLPAMLMAAGFLVLAVVGAWLLARGITRPVLALREAVTRIVREGDLTRSIDVKAGDDEVGELADAFGQLVKQLRDTAHSLHRGTRVLSDTVAELHLASEQQERNVARQASALQETQVTAQEIRQTSLLASEKANDVLGRASRAEEVGQSGEEDIRDSLGGFQSLLDQSRQMTERITQLNERTRQIGGITQTVKDLADQSNMLALNAAIEAARSGEHGKGFGVVAREIRNLADQSIDSTERVRDILNELGNAILSTARMTEAGQARVEAGLEQVRSSGDRLKELATIIQDNASAVRQIAGAVAQQNAGIAQIFSAVTDLSSMMNDTQQSLAATTRAAKLLQEVSGQMQDVARAYRI, encoded by the coding sequence ATGTCCCTTCCCCTCCTTGGCACCCTCTCGCTGCGTGGGCGCCTGACCCTCTACGTCACCCTCCTGTCCGTCGTCCCGCTGCTGACGCTCAACATCATCCAGGCGCACAGCGCCCGGGGCATGTTGGAGGAGCAGATTCGCGCGGCACTCCTGCGGGAAGCGGAGGGCGTGAAGGACCTGATGGAGGCGACGCTCGCCGAGCGCGAGGCGAGCCTGCGCAACTGGGCGGAGGACCCGGCGGTGCGCTCCGCGCTGCGCACCGGCAACACCCAGCAGGCGGACAGCCTGCTGACGCTGCTCCAGCGCCGCTACCTCACCCTCAACGGCATCGTCCTCTTCAACGACGAGGGCCACGCCGTCTCCGCCAGCATGCCGGCGCTGCGTGACGCGTATGCGGGCAGCCAGGACGCGGTGCGAAGCAGCGCCTGGTTCCGCGAGGCCCAGCAGGGCCGCACCACCGGCGAGGGCGTCACGGTGGAGGACCCCGTCATCGGCGTGCGCGTGCTGTCGCTGGCGCTGCCCGTGGTGGACCCGGCCACGAACCAGCGCCTGGGCGTGCTGCTCGCCGCCTTCGACTGGGCCCAGGTGGACGAGCTGGTGCGGCCGGCGCTGGCCCGCGCCAGCCAGCGTGACTTGAAGAGCTTCGCCCTGGCGCTGCGGCGTCCGGACGGCACGGTGCTCTACGACTCGCGCGGCGCGGAGGCCACCGGGAACGGGGAGCTGCTGGCGGTGACGGCCATCAACGACTCCAGCGTGAGGGACGTGGCGGACGGCTGGCACTTCATCGCGCTGGTGGACCCGGCCGAGGCCTACGCGCCGGTGGAGCGCGCCCGCCTGCCGGCCATGCTGATGGCGGCCGGCTTCCTGGTGCTGGCGGTGGTGGGCGCGTGGCTGCTGGCGCGCGGCATCACCCGGCCGGTGCTGGCCCTGCGCGAGGCGGTGACGCGCATCGTCCGCGAGGGCGACCTCACCCGGTCCATCGACGTGAAGGCCGGCGACGACGAGGTGGGCGAGCTGGCCGACGCCTTCGGCCAGTTGGTGAAGCAGCTGCGCGACACGGCGCACAGCCTGCACCGCGGCACCCGCGTGCTCAGCGACACGGTGGCGGAGCTGCACCTCGCCTCCGAGCAGCAGGAGCGCAACGTGGCGCGCCAGGCCTCCGCCCTGCAGGAGACGCAGGTGACGGCGCAGGAAATCCGTCAGACGTCGCTGCTCGCGTCGGAGAAGGCGAATGACGTCCTCGGCCGCGCCTCGCGCGCCGAGGAGGTGGGCCAGTCCGGCGAGGAGGACATCCGGGACAGCCTCGGCGGCTTCCAGTCCCTGCTGGACCAGTCCCGGCAGATGACCGAGCGCATCACCCAGCTCAACGAGCGCACGCGCCAGATTGGCGGCATCACCCAGACGGTGAAGGACCTGGCGGACCAGTCCAACATGCTGGCGCTCAACGCGGCGATTGAGGCCGCGCGCTCGGGCGAGCACGGCAAGGGCTTTGGCGTGGTGGCACGGGAAATCCGCAACCTCGCGGACCAGTCCATCGACTCCACCGAGCGGGTGCGCGACATCCTCAACGAGCTGGGCAACGCCATCCTCTCCACCGCGAGGATGACGGAGGCGGGCCAGGCGCGCGTGGAGGCGGGCCTGGAGCAGGTGCGCAGCAGCGGCGACCGGCTGAAGGAATTGGCCACCATCATCCAGGACAACGCCTCGGCGGTGAGGCAGATTGCCGGCGCGGTGGCCCAGCAGAACGCGGGCATCGCCCAGATTTTCAGCGCGGTGACGGACCTGTCCTCGATGATGAACGACACCCAGCAGAGCCTGGCGGCCACCACCCGGGCAGCGAAGCTGCTCCAGGAGGTCTCCGGGCAGATGCAGGACGTCGCGCGCGCCTACCGAATCTAA
- a CDS encoding HAD-IA family hydrolase, protein MVAVKAVLLDLGNVLVFHDNALLFARLGARAGLTGPEVGQRLQGAGWTAANRGQLDGEAIRQDVCRALGVDLPMAEFAPLWSSHFTLHAAVLPRVESLVGRVKLGLVSNTNALHAAYLRPLLPLLQRFDSVVMSCEVGHVKPEPDIFRLALAGVGCAPGEAAFFDDLQEFVDAADALGLRGRLFTTADAFDAQLKELGL, encoded by the coding sequence ATGGTGGCGGTGAAGGCGGTGCTGTTGGACCTGGGCAACGTCCTCGTCTTCCATGACAACGCGCTGCTGTTCGCCCGGCTGGGCGCGCGCGCGGGACTCACGGGCCCGGAGGTAGGCCAGCGGCTGCAGGGCGCGGGCTGGACTGCCGCCAACCGGGGCCAGCTGGACGGGGAGGCTATTCGCCAGGACGTGTGCCGCGCGCTCGGCGTGGACCTGCCCATGGCGGAGTTCGCCCCCCTCTGGAGCAGCCACTTCACCCTGCACGCCGCGGTGCTGCCACGCGTGGAGTCCCTGGTGGGCCGGGTGAAGCTGGGGCTGGTGTCCAACACCAACGCGCTCCATGCCGCGTATCTGCGGCCCCTGCTGCCGCTGCTCCAGCGCTTCGACAGCGTGGTGATGAGCTGCGAGGTGGGGCACGTGAAGCCGGAGCCGGACATCTTCCGGCTCGCGCTGGCGGGCGTGGGCTGTGCCCCCGGCGAGGCCGCCTTCTTCGATGACCTCCAGGAGTTCGTGGATGCGGCCGACGCGCTGGGCCTGCGCGGACGCCTCTTCACCACCGCGGATGCCTTCGACGCGCAGCTGAAGGAGCTGGGACTGTGA